The DNA sequence CTGGAGGTGGCGGCTGCAGCGCCGAACGGACTTGCCCGCGACGCAGGGGCGTCCGGACCGCTCTCGCTCTCTGCGGGGACGGCCCAGGCGGTGCACGTCAGCGGCCACGCAGTCTCGGGATTCTGCTCGCTCGTGTCGGCGATCCTGTCGAGCTTCGAAGCAGCCGAAGAGGACGCGACCAACCCCTGGAGCATCCCCGCCGCGGTTGCCGGCATCCTGGGCGGCGTCTCCGGCGGCGTCGCCAGCGTGCTGGCGCCGCACGACCCGGTCGAGAACACGGAGGTCATCTGGGTGGGGCGGGTCACGCTGGGATTCCGCATCCTCGCCATGCTGCTCTTCTCCGGTCCGGCGCAGGATACCTTCAAGGACAACCTTTCGCTCAAGGTCTTCTCGGTCTCGGACGGTCGAGGGGTTGGAGCAATCGTCGACTCGGTGCTGGTCCTCCCAGCGCTCGCGTACAGCTGTTGGCACTTCTACGAGCTGTCCCAGAAGCCGGTCGGAGCAGACCGGAGCATCGCCATCGTGGACGAGACGAGCTCTCTGACGGCCTACATCTCACGGATCAGCTATGCGGTGGCGGTCAACACCGAAGAGATCCCGAAGGCGGTGGCGATAGGCGTGATGGCGACAGCCAATGTGGTCACCGGTGGCCTCCAGATCGCCGAGTCCATGATCCACTAACGCAGGGCTCGGCGTACTTTCCCTAGGCTTACTGGCCGGCACCGCAGAGGCAGAAAGGGTGGCCCGCCGGGTCTGCGAAGACCGGGCAACTGCCACCCAGGTCGGGAAGTCGAGTCGCACCCAGCCGCAGCGCGACCTCCTGAGCCTTCTCGGGATCGTCGACGTGCAGATCGAGATGCATCTGCTGCGGGTAGGCGGGATCCGGCCAACGCGGCGGTTGGTAGTCGGGGTTCTCGTCGAAGGCGAGACGCGGGAAGCTTTCCTCGTCCTTGGCGACGACCAGCCAGTCTTCGCGGATGATCTTCATCCCCAGCAGTTCGGCGTAGAAGGTGGCGAGTGCCCGAGCGTCAGGGCCCTCGATGACGATATTGCGGATGTATGCGCCCATGATTTGAGCGTAGACCGCCGACGGCTCGGCGGGGAAGGCGTCAAGCTTCCACCAGACGCCGGCCCTCCTCAGGGCACGGGAGGCGGTCATCGCTGTCACACGAGTGAACCCGAGGCGAGATGCACGACGACCGCCTGAGGGTGATCGACAAAGAAGGCGGATGCCCAGTCGTCGAACAGCTTCGCCCTGAGCGCCACGGAGCGCGCAGCTGTCGGAGTGATCTTGGTCCGGGCGAAGTCGAAGTTGATCTTCTGGGTGACCTCGTCAGCGTACGGTCGGCGAGGATCGGACGTTGGGCCCGGCTGTCGAGCGCCCGGCCGTACAAGGTGGCGAGCAGGGTGACCTTCTCCTCGGTGAGGTGTACCTTCTCGCTCGCCATGCTTTGAAACCTTACGCCCCACGATGGCGAACGAGTGGACTGTCGCCCGGCAGGTAGAGCGGATGCCGTGGAGCCCCGGTCTTGGTGGCCGAGCCCAGCCGGTAGAGCTGGACATCACCGAGCAGGGACAGCACGGCCTGATCGCGGCCAAGATAACTGCCCTCACGACCCCAGCCGAGCACTACCTGCTCAGCGGTGCCGGCTATCGTGCGGATGTTCTCGTCGTTGTCCGGCCCGATCGGATCGGAATGCAACTTCAGCTCGCGTGGCTCCGTGGCCCGATAGGCGAAGAGGTTCACGATGGTGACACCGTCATAACCGAGCCGGGCGGCGAAGGAGACGCAACGTCGGACTGTCGGATCCAGCACCGACTCCGTCGCCGTCGACGGGTTCAAGAGGATGAACGGAAGCACCCGGCCAACCCCGTCGCCGGCCACACCCCAGGTCCGGGTCAGGGCGTAGCGGTAGGTCCGGCATGGGGAGAAGGTCGCGGACCCGTGCCAACCGCCGATGCCACCTGAGCCCGTCGAAGCGCCACCACGCACGCCCTGAGCCTATCGAAAGGCCACCACCGGCCCTGAGCCCGAAGGCCACGCGCCCTGAGCCTGTCGAAGGGCCACCACCCGCCCTGAGCCCGAAAGGCCACGCGCCCTGAGTCTGTCCAAGGGCAATCCCCCACCCCGGCCGACACTGACGATTGTGACGGCGCTACGAAGGTCCTAGGCTGAGATCTGGGAATGTCGGGGCCCCGGTCATTGCCATTCGTTGATCGTATCGATGACGATCGGGTGAGCCATGTCGATCATGATCAGTTATGCGAACCAGGATCGTGCCGCGGTCGAGGCCCTTGCCGCCGACATCGATCGTGCACACCTGGACGTCTGGATGGACCGCGAGCTGACCGGCGGGCAGATCTGGTGGGACACCATCCTGGAGCAGATCCGGTCCTGCACGCTGTTCATCTTCGCCCTGAGCCCGGACTCGCTGCGTTCGCGCGCCTGCGCGTCGGAGTTGGATTATGCGATCCAGTTGCGAAGACCGGTATTGCCGGTGATGGTCAACAACGTGGCGGTGCAACTCGCGCCTCCATCGGTCGCAAACGCCCAGATCGTCGACTATCGGGTGCGATCAGTCGAGGCTGCCATCGCTCTGGTCAGCGCCGTCGCCTCGCGTCCTGCACCCCCGGCGCTACCTAATCCTCTGCCTGCACCACCCGCCGCACCCATCTCGTACATGAACACCTTCCGAGAGGCCATTGAGGCTCAGTCCCTGCCTTTCAAGGATCAGGTGCATCTGGTGGCCGAGCTCAGGATCTATCTCGACGACCCGGTGGATCGGGAGGTCGCCGCGCAGTTGCTTGCACGTCTTCGGCGACGACCTGACGTCGCCGAGAGCGTCGGACGTGAGATCGACCGGTTGCTGAACCCGGACCCAGAGAAGTCCCCACCGAGAAGACATGCCCGAGAGCGCGCGTCCCCTCTCGACGCAGATCCTGGCCGTGGATCTGCAGACAGGACTGGAACTGCACAAGTGCCGGGGACCCGGCCGATATCAGAATCCGCGGAGAGGTCTGCACCGAGGCAACCGACCCAGTGGCGGATCCACCTGATGTCGCTCGGACTGGTGCTGGTCATCATCTGGGATGTATTGAGCGTCGGCTACCCCACCGGACCGATTGTCTTTGTCGCGGCAGCCATCGGCGGAATCTGCCTCGCAGCGTGGACGCTGAGACGCGCCGGGCGTCGAGCCGAAACTCGCGGCCTACGCAAAGCCGCCCTCATCTGGGGAGCCATCTGGGTCGCGGTTGCGCTCTTCATCCTGATTGCCTTTCTCGTGAACAGCTGACTCATCCGCTCAGCGAAGGCCCCGGTCGATTCACCGCTCAGATGGTGTCGTGCTTGGCGTTGCGCGCCCAGACGAAGCAGAAGAGTCCGAAGCAGGCGATGCCGAGCGCCATGATGGTCAACAAGGCCGGCCCGAATGCCTGTTGCCGCAAGATCTTCAGCGCCGTATCCATCCCGCCGGCCTTCTTGGGGTCGTGGGTGATGGCGGCATAGCCGAACAGCAGACCGATGACGACCAGGACGATGCCCTTGGCGACGTAACCCACAATGCCGAGCCGGATGGCAGCCTTGCCCACGCCCCCACGCAGGTCATCCCTGAACTTCTGCTGGACCCCCTTGACGACAAGATAAATGCCGACGCCGATCACGGCAGCCCCCAGGATGATCACCAGCAGCTGCCCGAACGGCGCCCCCATCAGCCTCGACGTCAGCGTCCGCTGACTCGTTCCCGAGTGCGCCCGCGACCCCAGCGCAAAACCTGCAGCACTGATCCCCAGCGCCAGATAGACGATGGAGCGTCCGGCGGAGCCGATCCGGCGTCGCACGCGTCGGGCGCCCTGCTTGTCACGGTGTCCCGTTGCGGCCTCGATCGCCTGCCACGGCACGAGCGTGAAGAAGCCGATGGCCGCCACCCAGAGCAGGACGAACCCGAAGGGCTGCTTCGCCAGCTCCCCGAGGGCGCCCTGGCTGGAGACGTCACCCTTTCGCCCGAACCAGGCAAGCTGAACGGCGATCCAGGTGATCAGCAGGTGCACCAGCCCATAGCTGATCAGGCCGACCGCCACGAGTACGCGATAGCCCTTGTTCTGCTGCAGCTTCGCACCCGCCTGCTTGGTGGTGCCGCGAACGTCAGATGTCATGGCCACACTCTATTGACCAGCCGAGGGTGACGTCGGAAACTAGGCCGACTCCAGCGCAGTAGCTGCAGCATTCGTCGCACCAAGGCGCGTCGGGCGTTCGACTCGGACGGCCACCAGCGGGAGGAAGAACTGCACCAGCGGGCCGATTCCCACCGCGTACAGCACGGTCCCGACACCCACGGTGCCGCCGAGCAGGAAGCCGATCACGAGCACGGAGACTTCGATGCTGGTCCGGATCAGTCGGAGACTCCCGGAGGTGCGTGCAGCCAGCCCTGTCATCAGCCCGTCCCGCGGACCCGGACCCAGCTGGCTTCCGATGTAGATCGCGCCGGCGAGTCCGTTCAGCACGATAGCCAGCAGCATGAAAGTGATGCGGACGGTCATCGATTCCGGCGCGGGGAGGACGGCGAGGCCGAAGTCGGCGGCCAGGCCGACCACGATGGCATTGGCGACGGTCCCGAAGCCAGGCCACTGCCGCAGCGGTATCCAGAGCAGCAACACGATCACCCCGACGCCGATGGTGATGGTGCCGAAGCTCAACGGTACGAACCGGGCCAGGCCCTGGTGCAGCACGTCCCACGGGTCCAGACCGAGCCCCGCCTGGACCATCATCGCCATCGAGAAACCGAACAGGAACAGCCCGAAGAACAGCTGCGGCAGCCTGCGCGCCAGCCGACCGGCACGCAGCTGCTCTATCGGCGTCATCTTGGGCAGGTCGTAGCGGGGCCCAGCTTTCAACGTGAACGGCATGCGGCCCACTCTGCCGGGCAAGTGGCCTGGTTATCTATAGCCAATCGTGAAAGGGTGGCCCTTATGGCGGAACGGTGGGTCTCGGGGTCACGGATGAGGGCGCTGCTGGGCACGAGTCCGTTCCTATCACCCGTCTACCGTGACCTGGCCGATCGCATCCGGATGCTGGTCATCGACGGCCGCCTGGGTCATGAGGTCCGCCTCCCCAGCGAACGC is a window from the Microlunatus panaciterrae genome containing:
- a CDS encoding YczE/YyaS/YitT family protein, producing MPFTLKAGPRYDLPKMTPIEQLRAGRLARRLPQLFFGLFLFGFSMAMMVQAGLGLDPWDVLHQGLARFVPLSFGTITIGVGVIVLLLWIPLRQWPGFGTVANAIVVGLAADFGLAVLPAPESMTVRITFMLLAIVLNGLAGAIYIGSQLGPGPRDGLMTGLAARTSGSLRLIRTSIEVSVLVIGFLLGGTVGVGTVLYAVGIGPLVQFFLPLVAVRVERPTRLGATNAAATALESA
- a CDS encoding VOC family protein; protein product: MGAYIRNIVIEGPDARALATFYAELLGMKIIREDWLVVAKDEESFPRLAFDENPDYQPPRWPDPAYPQQMHLDLHVDDPEKAQEVALRLGATRLPDLGGSCPVFADPAGHPFCLCGAGQ
- a CDS encoding DUF1643 domain-containing protein, translated to MRGGASTGSGGIGGWHGSATFSPCRTYRYALTRTWGVAGDGVGRVLPFILLNPSTATESVLDPTVRRCVSFAARLGYDGVTIVNLFAYRATEPRELKLHSDPIGPDNDENIRTIAGTAEQVVLGWGREGSYLGRDQAVLSLLGDVQLYRLGSATKTGAPRHPLYLPGDSPLVRHRGA
- a CDS encoding DUF1206 domain-containing protein, which encodes MTSDVRGTTKQAGAKLQQNKGYRVLVAVGLISYGLVHLLITWIAVQLAWFGRKGDVSSQGALGELAKQPFGFVLLWVAAIGFFTLVPWQAIEAATGHRDKQGARRVRRRIGSAGRSIVYLALGISAAGFALGSRAHSGTSQRTLTSRLMGAPFGQLLVIILGAAVIGVGIYLVVKGVQQKFRDDLRGGVGKAAIRLGIVGYVAKGIVLVVIGLLFGYAAITHDPKKAGGMDTALKILRQQAFGPALLTIMALGIACFGLFCFVWARNAKHDTI
- a CDS encoding toll/interleukin-1 receptor domain-containing protein yields the protein MISYANQDRAAVEALAADIDRAHLDVWMDRELTGGQIWWDTILEQIRSCTLFIFALSPDSLRSRACASELDYAIQLRRPVLPVMVNNVAVQLAPPSVANAQIVDYRVRSVEAAIALVSAVASRPAPPALPNPLPAPPAAPISYMNTFREAIEAQSLPFKDQVHLVAELRIYLDDPVDREVAAQLLARLRRRPDVAESVGREIDRLLNPDPEKSPPRRHARERASPLDADPGRGSADRTGTAQVPGTRPISESAERSAPRQPTQWRIHLMSLGLVLVIIWDVLSVGYPTGPIVFVAAAIGGICLAAWTLRRAGRRAETRGLRKAALIWGAIWVAVALFILIAFLVNS